Within Phycisphaerae bacterium, the genomic segment GCGGCGACCAGACATCGCGACACCTGGGTGCGCGCCCGGGAGGAACGGCAGGCTCGCCGGTTCCACATTCCGGGCACCTGAGGCTCTGCACATGCTCACGGATATACCCACATTGGCCGCAAAGAGCGGTTTGGAGAGTCTGCCATGACTTGTACAGCCCGTGGTAGTAGCTCAGGCCCGATGCCGAGAAGACCGTCGACACCACAAGGATTGCGCCGCAAGCTATCACGGCAAGGCCAACCAAGTCCGGAGGCTCGCGCAACGCGAATGAGACTCCGACGATGACTCCAGTGGCAAGAAGGGCTACCCACTGTCCACCGATGATCAGCAACAGAATTCGTCTGACCACACGAATTCGCTGCAACAGATCGGCCGCTCTCGCCACATCCCAATGAAAGAGTCCTGCCAACTCAGCGACATACACGGGGAAGTCCTCGACCTTCTTGGTCGAGAGCCATTGCACTGCACGGGAACGGCCGATCGGGGCAACAAGAGGACCAAGAAGCGGACCGAGAATCCAGTTCGGCAGAAGCAACGGAAGACATATCAAGCAGCCGAAGAACACCAGTGGATACAACGGAGCGGCAAGCACAAGCACCCAGGGAGGATAACCCCGGAGTCGATCTCGAAGCTCAGCCAGCGGTTCCAGGAGCCGCATTCCAGGAAACCTCGCACCGATTGCCTCCGAACAGCATTCCGCAATGTAATTGCTGACTCACCCGAGATCGAGCACCCCGCTCGCGCATCGCCTGATTTGAGATCTGAGATTGCCAGATTTCAAATCGTCCGAATGATGGTCCGCCGGGGCGCTCCCTACCCCTTCGTGTCTCATTGCGAACCGTGCTTCAGCCGCAACCGCTCGGCCACATTCGGCGGAACCAGCCGCGAAAGCCTTTCCAGATCCGTGCAACCCAGTTCGACAATCTGCTTGATGTAAGTGCTGGAAACCAAGGCAAATTGGTCGCGGGTGAGCAGGAAGATCGTCTCCACCCCCCCCACCGCCATGTTGATGTTGGCCTGCTGAAGCTCGTAGTGCAAGTCGACGTTGTCGCGGATGCCACGGATGATCATCTGGGCACCCACCCGCCGCACGAACTCGGCCGTCAGCCCCTCGTAGGCCTCCACCCGAACCCGCGGGAGATCGCCAACCAGTTCGTTAAGCATGTCGACCCGCTCCTGAGCTGTAAATAGCTCTCTCTTCTCGGGGTTATGGCCGACGGCGACAATCAACTCGTCGACAAACTCCCGCGCCCGCTTGATGACGTCGAGATGACCATGAGTGATGGGATCGAAGGCTCCCGGAAACACGGCACGAGCGGGTTTGCGTTGCGACATAGGACGATTTCCTGGGACAGATGACCAACAGACTGAAAGTGTCCTGAAAAAGTATGGGACGGGCTTCCAGTCGACCATCGGACCGGCAAGATGCCGGTCCCACACCGGGATCTCAGGACGCACAACAAGCCGCAAGAATTGTAACCCACCCGGCCGCACTCCCACAACGGGGCCCTTGCCAACGACTGGCCCCGATGCTAGCATAAAGTTATGTCGAACAGAATGGCCGAGTCTTATTGCCTTGCCCGCCGGCATACCGCAGCGATGCGGATCGGCCGTATCATCGGCATTATTCGAGGAGAACCCGGGTAGGGCCGCGTGAGGCGAACGCGATCATGACAGCCCTGCCCGGTGAGGCAGGGCTTTTTGTTAGGCCGCTAGGCTATTAGAACCTTATGGCCGGATATGTGTGCGGCTTGCGCGCATGTTTCTGGATCGCAGAGCGCTTGGGTTGCGGTCCGCAAAAAGGCGGTCCGCCTTGGACTGTTCGGCCGTTAGACCTTTAGGATGCTGCCAGCAGTGAATTCACCACTCCTCCGCTGAAGCAGCGGAGCACCTGCGTGATTCTTCCTAACAGTCTAACAGCCTGACAGTCGAATAGTCTAATGGTCTGACACGCACGGCATCGGGCAAAAGCTCGACCAAGAAAGCAGACACCAAACAGACGAGAGACCATATGTCCACACCCCGACAACGCATCGAGATCTACGACACGACGCTCCGCGACGGCACGCAGAGCCATAACGTGAGTCTGAGCCTGAACGACAAGCTCATGATCGCCACGAAGCTCGACAGCCTTGGCGTCGATTACATCGAAGGCGGCTACCCCCTCAGCAACGCACGGGATGCGGCGTTCTTCCAGGAGGTTCGACGACTCAAGTTGTCGCACGCCAAGGTGACGGCATTCGGAATGACCCGCCGCCGCGGCACGAAAGCCGACAAGGACGAGGGGCTCAAGGCCCTCCTCGACTCCGAGGCGCCCGTCATCACCGTTGTTGGCAAGACATGGGATATGCAGGTTCGTGACGTGCTCCAGGTCAGCGAGCAGGAAAACCTCGATATGATCACCGAGTCCGTGGCTTTTCTCACTCGGCAAGGTCGTGAGGTTCTCTACGACGCGGAGCATTTCTTCGACGGGTGGGCGGATAACCCCGACTATGCACTCAAGACTCTGCTCGCCGCACAGGAGGCGGGGGCTTCATGCCTGGTATTGTGCGACACGAACGGCGGAAGCCTGCCGGAACAGATCGCCAAGGCCGTTGACGCCATCCGACCACACCTCCGCGCAAAGCTCGGCATTCACACGCACAACGACGCCGGCCTGGCGGTCGCCAACACCCTCACGGCAATCCAGCACGGCGCCGTCCACGCCCAGGGAACCATCAACGGCATCGGCGAGCGATGCGGAAACGTCGACCTGACCACCGTCGTGGCCAATCTCAGAATCAAGATGAACAAAGCCGTCCTGCACGACGACGGCCTTAAACGGCTCACTGAGGTCAGCCGGTACGTCTACGAGGTGCTCAACCTGGTGCCGCCCGACAACCAGCCCTATGTCGGCCCGTTCGCCTTCGCCCATAAGGGAGGAATGCACGTCCACGCCATCCGCCGGGTCAGCCGCAGCTATGAGCACATCGACCCCATGCTGGTGGGCAACGAACGGCGGGTACTGATCAGTGAACTCAGCGGGGCCAGCGGTGTTGCCGAGAAGATCGGGCGAAAACTCGATGTCGCCCACGACAAGGCCCTTCAGCGTCGGTTGCTCAAGCGACTCCAGGAGTATGAG encodes:
- the cimA gene encoding citramalate synthase, producing the protein MSTPRQRIEIYDTTLRDGTQSHNVSLSLNDKLMIATKLDSLGVDYIEGGYPLSNARDAAFFQEVRRLKLSHAKVTAFGMTRRRGTKADKDEGLKALLDSEAPVITVVGKTWDMQVRDVLQVSEQENLDMITESVAFLTRQGREVLYDAEHFFDGWADNPDYALKTLLAAQEAGASCLVLCDTNGGSLPEQIAKAVDAIRPHLRAKLGIHTHNDAGLAVANTLTAIQHGAVHAQGTINGIGERCGNVDLTTVVANLRIKMNKAVLHDDGLKRLTEVSRYVYEVLNLVPPDNQPYVGPFAFAHKGGMHVHAIRRVSRSYEHIDPMLVGNERRVLISELSGASGVAEKIGRKLDVAHDKALQRRLLKRLQEYEEQGYVYESAEASFELLCRKELGLYHPFWQLDHWRAVALKSPQFHEPDTEVIVRLRINGTLEHHVSGGHGPVDAMANALMKALRPHYPEVDQVRLIDYKVRVINAKAATAARVRVTIEFRNEVTHEIYGTVGVSENIIEASWIALVDGIEYSLINHEEMTREESGRRTTKARRPK
- the coaD gene encoding pantetheine-phosphate adenylyltransferase, translated to MSQRKPARAVFPGAFDPITHGHLDVIKRAREFVDELIVAVGHNPEKRELFTAQERVDMLNELVGDLPRVRVEAYEGLTAEFVRRVGAQMIIRGIRDNVDLHYELQQANINMAVGGVETIFLLTRDQFALVSSTYIKQIVELGCTDLERLSRLVPPNVAERLRLKHGSQ